The Fulvivirga ligni genome window below encodes:
- a CDS encoding DUF6970 domain-containing protein, protein MKKEKLFYILTLLPFLGCNDTNIGLEAPKCLEGRIETFNQSSHCDDSSVQEFMFQGKKVYVFDPGTCGNDMQSAVYDANCNSLGALGGFAGETSINGVDFPSNSEYIRTVWEK, encoded by the coding sequence ATGAAAAAAGAGAAATTATTTTACATTTTGACACTACTGCCATTCTTAGGATGTAATGACACGAATATTGGCTTAGAAGCTCCTAAGTGCCTTGAAGGCAGAATTGAAACATTTAATCAGTCGTCACACTGTGATGATAGCAGCGTGCAAGAATTTATGTTTCAGGGGAAAAAGGTCTATGTTTTTGATCCCGGTACTTGTGGTAATGACATGCAATCAGCAGTTTATGATGCAAATTGTAACAGCCTGGGAGCGCTAGGAGGTTTTGCCGGAGAGACCTCAATAAACGGAGTAGATTTCCCCTCAAATTCTGAATATATTAGAACGGTTTGGGAGAAGTAG
- a CDS encoding RNA polymerase sigma-70 factor has protein sequence MLHAPEHIGRLIKAGDEKAFEHLFRANYAGMCGYAMKYLEEKEQAEEVVQDVFMHFWDKRTALEVSGSLEAYLFRSVRNACLNKLKHARVRLQYAAAQEHEEKYKEGQMVDGVVELELQEKIEECIGQLPPERQKIFLLSREEGLKYREIADQLKISVKTVEAQMGKALKFLKENLQEYLPVILSLAYFKVIGWLVFLKDLFNE, from the coding sequence TTGCTTCACGCTCCAGAACATATCGGCAGGCTGATTAAGGCCGGAGATGAGAAGGCCTTTGAGCATCTTTTCAGGGCTAACTATGCAGGTATGTGTGGTTATGCCATGAAATATCTGGAGGAGAAGGAGCAGGCGGAAGAGGTGGTGCAAGATGTGTTTATGCACTTTTGGGATAAAAGAACGGCCCTGGAAGTCAGTGGTTCTTTGGAGGCTTATCTGTTTAGGTCGGTACGAAATGCTTGTTTGAATAAGCTCAAGCATGCCAGGGTGCGTTTACAATATGCTGCTGCTCAGGAGCATGAGGAGAAATATAAGGAAGGCCAAATGGTAGATGGTGTAGTGGAGCTGGAACTTCAGGAGAAAATAGAGGAGTGCATCGGTCAGTTGCCACCAGAGCGACAAAAGATATTTTTGCTTAGCAGAGAAGAAGGACTGAAGTACAGGGAAATAGCCGATCAGCTAAAGATTTCTGTAAAAACGGTGGAAGCCCAAATGGGTAAGGCACTAAAATTTTTAAAGGAAAATTTACAGGAATATCTGCCTGTAATATTGTCTCTGGCCTATTTCAAGGTCATTGGCTGGCTGGTGTTTTTAAAAGATTTGTTTAACGAGTAA
- a CDS encoding FecR family protein: protein MKHEEEHIDYELISKYLAGEADAGEEVQLQAWMDASEQNQKDFADMELLWKHTGRVIPHEKADVDVDAAWSTFKQKADQKKSVAPKAKVRPMYYLARVAAVLIFGAVVYLAYRALNTEVQVVNSELQATTEAVNDSLPDGSLISLNVNSTLTYPENFTGNQRPVELEGEAFFKVAPDKQKPFIIKAEQLTVTVVGTAFYVNAYDSLGAITVGVEEGIVKVAANGEEFTLTKGQHIEFNKEASDFKAVDHYNANKIFWKTGNLTFQNESLKQVFQAIEEAYHVSVQVENPEILNCKLTAKFQDQPVDSIFDIINTNFNLNSENRQGKFHISGQGCQ from the coding sequence ATGAAGCATGAAGAGGAACATATAGATTATGAGCTGATTTCCAAGTATTTGGCAGGTGAAGCTGATGCCGGGGAAGAGGTGCAGTTACAGGCCTGGATGGATGCTTCGGAGCAAAACCAAAAGGATTTTGCCGATATGGAATTGCTTTGGAAGCATACTGGTCGTGTGATCCCTCATGAAAAAGCTGATGTGGATGTCGATGCCGCCTGGAGTACTTTTAAGCAAAAGGCGGATCAAAAGAAAAGTGTGGCACCTAAGGCAAAGGTTAGACCTATGTATTACCTGGCCCGAGTGGCCGCAGTGCTCATTTTTGGAGCAGTGGTTTACCTCGCATACAGAGCTTTAAATACTGAAGTTCAGGTGGTTAACTCCGAATTGCAGGCAACAACCGAAGCTGTTAATGATTCATTGCCAGATGGCTCTCTCATCAGCTTAAATGTTAACTCTACCTTGACTTATCCTGAAAACTTTACTGGCAATCAGAGGCCGGTGGAGCTGGAAGGAGAGGCCTTTTTCAAAGTAGCTCCTGATAAGCAGAAGCCCTTCATTATCAAAGCAGAGCAGCTCACTGTTACCGTGGTGGGCACCGCCTTTTATGTAAATGCTTATGACAGCCTCGGCGCCATTACAGTAGGGGTGGAAGAAGGAATAGTGAAAGTGGCCGCTAACGGTGAGGAATTTACACTTACTAAAGGGCAGCATATTGAGTTCAATAAAGAGGCATCAGATTTTAAAGCCGTAGATCATTATAATGCGAATAAAATATTTTGGAAAACTGGCAACCTTACCTTCCAGAACGAGTCATTGAAGCAGGTTTTTCAGGCTATCGAAGAAGCGTATCATGTTTCAGTTCAGGTTGAAAATCCGGAAATATTAAATTGTAAGCTTACAGCCAAATTCCAAGATCAGCCTGTGGATAGCATTTTTGATATCATCAATACCAATTTTAACCTTAACTCTGAAAACCGACAGGGAAAATTTCATATTTCCGGTCAGGGTTGCCAATAG
- a CDS encoding STN and carboxypeptidase regulatory-like domain-containing protein, protein MLRYILLFIFCYVTFTALAQDDLLRRRVSVNINDQPLESTLMALSNNANFTFSYDATIFNETPAVTLSAEDESVKQALEQILPKNVAYKVSGNHLILLRKLQEPQNEKFTVSGNVFDANTGKPLTNVMVYEVSSLVSSMTDASGAFKMSVPVQYDQFGISFNQNTIRDTVIVIPPKDHHLSISLSPMKAARPVENIDIVAAKPAVESLNLVQKLVSDESLVRTKNADIVLHKKAQISVWPSVGTNLKMGGLMQNSYSLNLFIGYANGVDAFELGGLFNINRKHVNGVQIGGLGNITGGETQAVQISGVFNHNKAAVHGFQLGGVYNFVADSLTGVQIGGVSNNVLDQMNGWQISGVSNLVTHRGKGGQISGVSNFVKEEMSGIQISGVLNRGKDIEGLQLSGVANWAKGEISGVQITGVLNVAESFKTCQISTVANWASEPSSGMQIGAVLNYAQDIKGVQVASVLNVARNVQGAQIGLINIADSTSGVPIGLVSIVKKGGIRPFEVFTNEITAFNIGFRTGVRKFYNIFTAGYGSFTGDTRWTMGYGMGTERKISEKAFVNIDYTSNWVNEGKDFIEDLSILNRLDVTFGYGKLKGLKIIAGPSFNLWLSENKDPESGQFLTNLAPYTITESVKSTTLMQFWIGGKLAVRL, encoded by the coding sequence ATGCTTAGGTATATTTTGCTCTTTATTTTCTGCTATGTCACTTTTACTGCGTTGGCTCAGGATGATCTGCTGAGAAGGAGGGTGAGTGTAAATATCAATGACCAGCCGCTGGAAAGCACTTTGATGGCGCTGAGCAATAATGCCAACTTCACGTTCTCTTACGATGCCACCATTTTCAATGAAACCCCGGCGGTAACTTTATCGGCAGAAGATGAATCTGTAAAACAGGCTTTGGAGCAAATACTACCAAAAAATGTGGCTTACAAAGTCAGTGGCAATCATTTGATCTTATTGAGAAAGCTCCAAGAACCTCAAAATGAGAAGTTTACGGTCTCCGGAAATGTATTTGACGCCAATACAGGGAAACCATTGACCAATGTGATGGTGTATGAGGTCAGTAGCCTGGTCTCTTCCATGACTGATGCAAGCGGTGCGTTCAAAATGTCGGTGCCGGTTCAGTATGATCAGTTTGGTATCTCATTTAACCAAAATACCATTCGTGATACGGTCATTGTAATACCTCCAAAAGACCACCACTTATCCATTTCATTGTCGCCCATGAAGGCGGCCAGGCCGGTGGAAAACATTGATATTGTGGCTGCTAAGCCTGCTGTTGAGTCGTTGAATCTGGTGCAAAAACTAGTGTCTGATGAATCATTAGTGCGTACTAAAAATGCAGATATTGTATTGCATAAAAAGGCCCAGATTTCGGTATGGCCCAGCGTGGGTACCAATTTAAAAATGGGCGGCCTCATGCAAAATTCCTATTCACTAAACTTATTTATTGGTTATGCCAATGGAGTCGATGCCTTCGAATTAGGAGGTCTTTTTAACATTAATAGAAAGCATGTAAACGGTGTGCAGATAGGAGGCCTCGGAAACATTACCGGTGGGGAAACGCAGGCCGTGCAGATTTCAGGAGTGTTTAATCATAATAAGGCCGCTGTGCATGGTTTTCAGTTAGGGGGAGTATATAATTTTGTTGCAGACTCTCTTACCGGAGTACAGATAGGTGGCGTAAGTAATAATGTGCTGGACCAGATGAATGGCTGGCAGATATCCGGGGTCAGTAATTTGGTGACGCACAGAGGAAAGGGCGGACAGATTTCAGGGGTTTCTAACTTCGTCAAAGAAGAAATGTCAGGTATCCAGATATCCGGGGTGCTGAACAGGGGTAAAGATATAGAAGGTTTGCAGCTATCAGGCGTGGCCAATTGGGCCAAAGGTGAAATTAGTGGCGTGCAGATCACAGGGGTACTCAATGTAGCGGAAAGCTTTAAAACCTGCCAGATTTCAACGGTGGCCAATTGGGCTTCAGAACCATCTTCAGGTATGCAGATAGGTGCAGTGCTGAACTATGCGCAAGACATTAAAGGCGTGCAGGTGGCCTCAGTGCTGAACGTTGCCAGAAATGTGCAAGGTGCACAAATAGGATTGATCAATATTGCTGATTCCACCTCCGGAGTTCCCATTGGCCTGGTGAGCATAGTGAAAAAGGGAGGAATAAGGCCTTTCGAAGTATTTACCAATGAAATAACTGCATTCAATATCGGTTTCCGAACCGGTGTGAGAAAATTCTATAATATATTCACCGCCGGTTATGGCAGTTTCACTGGAGACACACGCTGGACTATGGGTTATGGCATGGGCACAGAACGAAAAATATCAGAAAAGGCCTTTGTAAATATTGATTACACGTCTAACTGGGTAAATGAAGGAAAGGATTTTATAGAAGACCTTAGCATTCTCAATCGACTGGACGTGACCTTTGGTTATGGAAAATTAAAAGGCTTAAAAATAATTGCCGGCCCGTCTTTCAACCTATGGCTTTCAGAAAATAAGGATCCGGAAAGCGGTCAGTTTCTAACAAACCTGGCGCCTTATACGATAACAGAAAGTGTTAAAAGCACTACGCTCATGCAATTTTGGATTGGAGGAAAACTTGCTGTAAGGCTTTGA
- a CDS encoding TonB-dependent receptor yields the protein MQNFKVNSYGLLSKIVAISTLILLFNTSFAQTITQTIRGKVTDLDTRGALPGANVVILGTNPVLGGVTDMEGNFRIDKVPVGRVSLQITYIGYEERLLPNLLVTSAKELILDVTMQESLTAMDEVVITAERDKAEVDNDMALISARGFTVEETKRYAGSFNDPARMVSGYAGVTGDASGNNFIVVRGNSPKGIQWRLDGIEIPNPNHFSDEGATGGPINALNSQMLSNSEFYTGAFSPQYGNAFSGVFDMKLRKGNNEKREYSLSIGALGTEATAEGPFSKNSNASYLINYRYSTLAILDNLGLVDFDGVPKYQDMSFKVFVPTASMGTFSLFGLGGKSKILEKVYDEEDEDDLLEQGDYKADMGVIGLTHYLTLGKNSYLQNMVSVSTNGSAYKGYRPDENDNLQLHDDGTLDKNTWRAGSTFNHKFNAHHNLQAGVIYSQYYFDFTNTYFDEAESRFITDQNMNGDAGHYQGFVSWKYRPVEKLSLVSGFHMHGTTLNDEISFEPRASLKWQFNPTQAFTAGFGVHGKMESLTNYYSIITDENGQATMPNMNLGFSKARHYVIGYENRLGANLFLKLEAYYQQLYNIPVEDDVNSSYSLINQVEWFTDRKLVNEGKGKNLGLELTLERYFADNYFFMVTASAYDSKYTALDGVERNTRFNGNFAGNFLLGKEFLLSSNNNKSKVLGINTKISLLGAKRYTPINVDASMEQKEAVLYESEAFSLKEDNVFIANLAITYRIDRKKTSQELKLDLQNVTNNAARLDSYYNNVSNKVEYTEQLPLLPVIMYTIHF from the coding sequence ATGCAAAATTTTAAGGTCAACAGCTATGGCTTACTGTCGAAAATAGTGGCTATATCAACACTCATTTTATTATTCAACACATCATTTGCTCAGACTATTACCCAAACCATCAGAGGTAAAGTAACTGATCTGGATACGCGGGGAGCACTTCCCGGAGCCAATGTGGTTATACTCGGCACTAACCCTGTTTTAGGTGGTGTCACCGACATGGAGGGGAACTTCAGAATTGATAAGGTGCCTGTCGGCCGTGTCTCATTGCAGATCACCTATATCGGTTATGAAGAACGTCTGCTACCGAACCTGCTGGTAACATCAGCCAAAGAGCTAATTCTGGATGTGACCATGCAGGAATCTCTCACTGCCATGGATGAGGTGGTGATCACCGCAGAAAGAGATAAAGCAGAGGTGGACAATGACATGGCGCTGATCAGTGCCAGAGGGTTTACCGTAGAGGAGACCAAGCGCTATGCGGGTTCATTTAACGACCCGGCAAGAATGGTGTCTGGTTATGCAGGAGTTACCGGCGATGCATCGGGTAATAACTTTATCGTAGTGCGCGGTAATTCACCCAAAGGTATTCAATGGAGATTAGATGGTATTGAAATTCCTAACCCTAACCACTTCTCAGATGAAGGCGCTACAGGTGGCCCTATCAATGCTTTGAACAGTCAGATGTTGTCGAATTCTGAGTTTTATACAGGAGCTTTCTCGCCACAATATGGTAATGCTTTTTCAGGTGTGTTTGATATGAAATTGAGAAAAGGAAATAACGAAAAGCGCGAATATAGCCTGAGCATAGGCGCCCTGGGAACGGAAGCCACTGCAGAAGGACCATTCTCTAAAAACAGCAACGCATCTTATCTGATCAACTATCGCTACTCCACCCTGGCCATTTTGGACAACCTGGGTCTGGTAGATTTTGACGGAGTGCCTAAATATCAGGATATGTCGTTTAAGGTTTTCGTGCCAACGGCTTCCATGGGTACATTTTCATTGTTTGGCCTGGGAGGCAAAAGTAAAATTTTGGAGAAGGTTTATGATGAGGAGGATGAAGATGATTTGTTAGAACAAGGTGATTATAAGGCGGATATGGGTGTGATAGGATTAACGCATTACCTGACTTTAGGTAAAAATAGCTATCTGCAGAATATGGTTTCTGTATCTACTAATGGTAGCGCCTATAAGGGTTATAGACCCGATGAAAATGACAATCTTCAGCTTCATGATGATGGAACGCTAGACAAAAACACCTGGAGAGCGGGCTCTACGTTTAATCATAAGTTCAATGCTCATCATAACCTACAGGCCGGAGTCATTTACAGCCAATATTACTTTGACTTCACCAACACTTATTTTGATGAAGCTGAGAGTAGATTTATAACTGATCAAAATATGAATGGTGATGCAGGACATTATCAGGGTTTTGTAAGCTGGAAGTATCGTCCGGTAGAGAAACTGTCATTGGTAAGTGGTTTTCATATGCATGGCACCACCCTTAATGATGAGATTTCCTTTGAGCCCCGTGCCAGTTTGAAATGGCAGTTCAACCCTACGCAGGCTTTTACTGCTGGCTTTGGTGTGCATGGCAAAATGGAATCTCTCACGAATTATTATAGCATCATTACCGATGAAAATGGCCAAGCTACTATGCCAAATATGAACCTTGGCTTTTCCAAGGCCAGGCATTATGTGATAGGCTATGAAAATCGTTTGGGAGCCAACCTGTTCCTTAAATTAGAGGCCTACTATCAGCAGTTATACAATATTCCTGTGGAGGATGATGTGAACAGCTCATATTCATTAATCAATCAGGTAGAGTGGTTTACAGACAGAAAGCTGGTGAACGAAGGAAAGGGAAAAAACCTGGGGCTGGAGCTTACGCTGGAAAGGTATTTTGCTGATAACTACTTCTTTATGGTCACGGCCTCCGCTTATGACTCTAAATATACGGCCTTGGATGGCGTGGAGCGAAACACCAGATTCAACGGGAATTTTGCCGGCAACTTTTTGCTGGGTAAGGAATTCTTGTTGAGTAGTAATAATAATAAGAGCAAAGTACTGGGCATCAATACCAAAATTTCTCTGCTAGGAGCCAAGCGATACACACCGATCAATGTTGATGCTTCCATGGAGCAGAAAGAGGCGGTACTGTATGAATCAGAGGCCTTTTCTTTAAAGGAAGATAATGTGTTCATTGCTAACCTGGCCATCACCTACAGAATAGATCGAAAGAAGACCAGTCAGGAATTAAAGCTTGACCTTCAGAACGTTACCAATAATGCCGCCCGACTAGACAGTTATTACAATAACGTGTCTAACAAAGTAGAATACACTGAGCAGCTGCCTTTGCTGCCTGTAATTATGTATACGATTCATTTTTAA
- a CDS encoding alpha/beta fold hydrolase produces MKSFLSLSVLFFSFLVCSAQFTPSTNHINTQLEGSQTAYIKVPLNYQANSSDSISLFVRKFPARKTSEGSIWLISGGPGESGASLYPLVDQFASIFPNLDIIIPDHRGTGLSAKICPNEENIDSPNGIGLANNEWGSCFNYMYTHQDYVKSFSITNAAKDLNYLIQKISTKGPKYVYAVSYGTQLALRMQQLGSPQLDGLILDSLVPLQNDEDNDLSHRSFVTNAVGNEVLNYYDSISQSEKSLTIKLTEILRKEKEDQSFKNKLPQQKLSHLFGMMLNIPKVRNNIPSIINTLYEGDTSALNQAVRDIMSFHVTYASDYQTFASSIPLAQVISSSENNLRPEIKKTELAQEDGNLLFTSPLAQLIAENSMPSYERDEYFAGTPLNLPPTLILHGTLDPKTSLNGADRHVLELSKFSSNISYVKIKDAPHFIALFAPDGFGQAVKTFMNGKEASDYMIDDVGVELR; encoded by the coding sequence ATGAAGTCTTTCTTATCACTCTCAGTTTTATTTTTCTCTTTTTTAGTATGTTCTGCACAGTTTACTCCTTCAACCAACCATATAAATACTCAGTTGGAAGGTTCACAAACAGCTTATATTAAAGTCCCATTGAACTACCAGGCTAATAGCTCAGATTCCATCAGTCTATTTGTAAGAAAATTTCCAGCCAGGAAAACCAGCGAAGGTTCAATATGGCTGATCTCCGGCGGACCTGGAGAATCCGGAGCATCTCTATACCCATTGGTAGATCAATTCGCCAGTATTTTCCCTAACCTGGATATTATCATACCAGACCATAGAGGCACGGGATTGTCTGCCAAAATCTGTCCCAATGAAGAAAACATAGATTCTCCTAACGGCATAGGACTAGCCAATAATGAATGGGGCAGCTGCTTCAACTATATGTACACTCATCAGGACTATGTGAAATCCTTTTCCATCACCAATGCAGCCAAGGACCTTAATTATCTTATCCAAAAGATCAGTACCAAAGGGCCCAAATATGTTTATGCCGTTTCATATGGTACGCAATTGGCGCTACGCATGCAGCAGCTGGGATCTCCACAACTTGACGGGCTAATCTTAGACTCTTTAGTGCCTTTGCAAAATGATGAGGATAACGATCTGAGCCATAGATCTTTTGTTACAAACGCTGTAGGTAATGAAGTACTGAACTACTATGATTCTATCAGCCAGTCTGAAAAAAGTTTAACAATAAAACTCACTGAAATACTTCGGAAAGAAAAAGAAGACCAAAGCTTTAAAAACAAATTACCCCAACAGAAGCTTTCACACCTTTTTGGCATGATGCTCAATATACCGAAAGTAAGAAACAACATACCGAGTATCATTAACACGCTTTACGAAGGTGATACCTCAGCACTTAACCAGGCTGTAAGAGATATTATGTCTTTTCACGTCACTTATGCTTCAGACTATCAAACCTTCGCCAGCTCCATCCCATTAGCGCAGGTCATTTCATCTTCAGAAAATAACTTACGCCCCGAGATTAAAAAAACTGAGCTGGCCCAGGAAGATGGTAACTTACTATTCACCAGCCCCCTAGCTCAACTGATCGCTGAGAACTCTATGCCTAGCTACGAGAGAGATGAATACTTCGCGGGTACACCTCTCAACCTGCCTCCTACCCTAATTCTTCACGGTACACTCGACCCTAAAACCAGTCTGAATGGCGCAGATAGGCATGTACTTGAACTCTCCAAGTTTAGCTCCAATATCTCGTATGTGAAGATTAAAGATGCTCCTCACTTTATTGCTCTCTTTGCTCCTGATGGTTTTGGTCAAGCTGTGAAAACATTTATGAACGGTAAAGAAGCATCAGATTATATGATTGATGATGTTGGGGTGGAATTGAGGTAA
- a CDS encoding AraC family transcriptional regulator: MKPQIHIDKDFGWFIGQFDNNQKHRHYALQLSIPIDGSICIKSSGISLETASPVLIKPNVVHQITSNSSHFLLLVNPASTVGHFWNQISLNEMEEIQNPVSEHLKEVLRDKKPSLEDHLNKIINENDCWCDAVVHRGDERINKALSYLSHHFDRVVSLEEIAHYCHLSSGRFLHLFKEETGITYRRLQLWNKLTKAFPQLTKKSLTEIAHHNGFADSAHLSRAFKENFGFTPREFIKISQFIQV, translated from the coding sequence TTGAAGCCTCAGATACACATTGATAAAGACTTCGGCTGGTTTATAGGTCAGTTTGATAATAACCAGAAGCACAGGCATTATGCCCTTCAGTTGAGCATCCCGATTGATGGTAGCATCTGCATCAAATCTTCCGGGATCAGTCTTGAGACAGCATCTCCAGTACTTATTAAACCCAATGTAGTTCATCAGATAACTTCAAATTCCTCGCATTTCCTGCTTTTGGTAAATCCTGCCTCTACAGTCGGGCACTTTTGGAACCAAATCTCCCTAAATGAAATGGAGGAAATCCAAAATCCGGTATCTGAGCATTTAAAGGAGGTTTTAAGAGATAAAAAACCCTCTCTTGAGGATCATTTAAATAAAATCATCAATGAAAATGACTGTTGGTGCGATGCTGTAGTTCATAGAGGTGATGAAAGGATAAATAAAGCATTATCGTATCTTTCTCATCACTTCGATCGTGTAGTTTCTTTGGAAGAAATAGCCCACTATTGCCATCTTTCATCAGGTCGTTTTTTGCATCTTTTTAAGGAAGAAACAGGAATCACCTATAGACGATTACAGCTATGGAACAAACTGACGAAGGCGTTTCCTCAGCTCACCAAAAAATCCCTTACCGAAATAGCTCATCATAATGGCTTTGCTGACAGCGCTCACTTAAGTAGGGCATTTAAAGAGAACTTCGGTTTCACGCCAAGAGAGTTTATTAAGATTAGCCAGTTTATTCAAGTTTAA
- a CDS encoding transglutaminase-like domain-containing protein produces the protein MEQLLESSVQSNNYLIKTRILNYDSPIIQTLINEKGWREMSAEQKVLHIYNFVRDEIKFGYNLSDNIPASQVLQDGYGQCNTKANLFMALLRAVNIPNRIHGFTIDKALQKGAITGIWYKLSPQNILHSWVEVWLDNEWYNLEGLILDKSYLQALQQKFADCKTTFCGYGAYTDNFQEPPIDWNFNNTYIQNKGINQDFGLFDTPDDFYQKHQQKLGTLKKWIFENWVRHLMNRNVNRVRGN, from the coding sequence ATGGAGCAATTACTTGAAAGCAGTGTTCAAAGCAATAATTATCTCATCAAAACCCGTATTCTGAATTATGATTCACCCATCATTCAAACCTTAATAAATGAAAAGGGGTGGAGAGAAATGTCAGCTGAGCAGAAGGTGTTACACATTTATAATTTCGTAAGAGATGAGATAAAATTTGGTTACAATCTTTCCGATAATATACCAGCTTCTCAAGTACTACAAGATGGTTATGGCCAGTGTAATACCAAAGCTAACCTTTTCATGGCCCTTTTAAGAGCTGTGAATATTCCTAACAGAATCCATGGATTTACAATTGATAAAGCGCTGCAGAAAGGTGCCATTACAGGGATATGGTATAAACTTTCACCTCAAAATATTCTACATAGTTGGGTAGAGGTTTGGTTGGATAATGAATGGTATAATTTGGAAGGTTTGATCCTTGATAAATCATACTTACAAGCCTTGCAACAGAAGTTTGCTGACTGTAAAACCACCTTCTGCGGCTATGGTGCGTACACCGATAATTTCCAAGAACCTCCAATAGATTGGAATTTCAACAACACCTACATTCAAAACAAAGGCATTAATCAGGACTTTGGACTATTTGATACACCCGATGATTTTTACCAAAAACATCAACAAAAATTAGGTACTCTAAAGAAATGGATTTTTGAAAATTGGGTAAGGCATTTAATGAATAGAAATGTAAATAGGGTGAGGGGGAATTAG